The Pseudoxanthomonas sp. genome segment GCACGAGGCCTCGTAGCGTGCGCTATGCGTACGCCCCCTGAAACCTTCCTTCGTCTCGCGACGGACGCGATGGCGACAGATCCTGCGGTCGTGCGCGCGGCGCACGCTACGGGGTGCGCAGGCGGGTGCCGATGGTGTCGAGGTTCGCTTCGATGCCCCGCAGGGCGTCACGCTGATCGGCGGGTAGCCAGCGTTCGAGTTCCCCGCGTAGGCGCCCGTCCTGGTCGCGCAGGCGGGTCAAACGCAGGCGGGCTTCCTCTTCAATGCGCTCGCGCTCGTCCGCCTGCGGCAGTCCGTAGCCCTGAGGCAGCAACTCCGAGGGGCGACTGATGAAGCCGGTATCGCCCAGCCAGGCACGCAGGGCCTGCAGCGCCGGCTCAAGGCCGGCAGGTGCGTCACGCCCCAGGTAGCGCCGTTTCAGTTCATCGCGCAGCCGCAGTTGCTGGCGACGGAGCGCCGCGTTCTCCAGTACCAGCAGCGCCGCGTTCGTGCGCAGGTCGGCCCGCGGCAACCACGCCGCGCGTTCGGCGGGCGGCAGCGCCAGCCATGCCTGCGCATCCTGCTGCGGCACCCCCAGCGCCTGCCGCACCACCGCGAACAGGGCGTCGTAGCGCGCGCTCATCGGCTCGAAGTAGTAACCGAGCCGTCGCGCCTCTGCGGCATCGTCGAGCACGCCGGCATCGGCGACGCCACGACGCTCGAGCTTCTTCAGCAAGCCGGTCGGCGTGATGCTCGCGAGTGATTCCCCGGCCAACCGTGGCACGCCGTCGTGCAGCAGCTTCCAGGTCTCGACGGCACAGTTGTTGCTGATGAAGTAGTAGCGCCCGTCGTAGCTCCAGTGCAACTGCGCGGCACGCTCGAGTAGCGATGCCATCTCTTCGCGCTGCAACCGCAGCGGAATCGACTGCAGGCCACGCAGTTCGACCCGGGTGTATTCCTCGATCACCTGGTCCAGCGGCAGCAGGAACAGGCGCGACGGATAGGAACCGGTCAATCCCCGCCAGCCGGAGATCTGGACATCGCCGACGAAGGCACGGAACGAGAGGACGCGGTGATGGGACAGGTCGAGCCGGCAGTCCGGGCCCGGTGTCCGGCCGGGCGCGCAGATCACCAGCCGCAGCATGCTGTGGCCCCAGCGGCTCATCGCCTGCGTGTTGCCTTCGGCCAGCAGGTAGTCGATCGCATAGACGCGCGATGGATCCAGGGCGAGCAGCGAGGCATCGCCTGCCTCCGCATCGGCCTCCAGGAACGGCAGGCCCGGCGCGCACCCGTCCGCCACGGACGGCATGGCGAAGTGCGCGGCGAAATGGCGATGCAGTGCCGGACGCCGGCATGCGTAGTCCGGATCGAGCACGAAATGCTCGAGATTCACCGCCACGAATTCGGAGGGTCGCTCCAGTTCGTACGGATCGGGCGTGCGCGCGACGAAGTCGTTGCGCGAGCGGCGGCCCGCCAGCGGGAACACGCTGCGCTGCCATCCGGCCAGATCGCGCAGGCGCGGATCGCCCGACAGCGCGTTGCGCCGTGCGCGGTCGTAGCTGTGGGCGAGTTCGTGCACCAGCGCCTGGCGGACGGCGAGCAGGGACGCATCGTCCGACGGCAGGGAGTCGCGCGTCTTCCACGCTTCCAGCAGCCGGCGCGGCAGCCGTACATGGTCGCCCACGCGCCGTCCCGCGACATGCGTCGGCAGGTCATCGCGCCATTGCAGGACAAGGCCCGATGGCAGGGCATCACGCCACGCCAAAGGCAGTCGCGGCAGCACGTCGTCGACCAGCGCCTGCGTGGCGGCGATCTCGTCGGGCGAAACCCCGGTCGGATCGATATCGAGCGCGGCCGCCGATGTGGCGACCGCAGCGAGCCAGGCCCCCAGCAGGCGCGCGGCCAAGCGCCGGCCAAGGGGCCGACGCGCGTGCATCAGCGGGCTAGGATGGCCTGCGCCAGCTGCATGTCGCTGGCCTTGCGTGCGGCTTCATCCTTCTCGCGCAGGTGACGCAGCGCGGCTTCGAGCTGCGCGCCACGGATGCGGCCCTCGGTGGCGACGAAACTGGCCGCGTCCTCGCGCGCCTGCACGACGACTTTGTCGTCGCCGGACGAACTGCCCGAGGAGGCCGACGAGCCGGCCGACGATGCGCCGGCGGAAGACCCGGCAAAGCTGCCGGCCAGCACCGGCAGGGAAAACGCCAGCAACACGCCGGCCAGGATCAATCGGGACATGGAGTTTCCAGACGGGGGAGCGCCGCAGTCGGCACGGTGCGCAAAGACTACCTGCAATCGGTGCCGCGCGGCTGAATCCGGTGGCGGTATCAGCTGTCGAACAGCTTGCCGGGATTCATCAGGCCGTTCGGGTCCAGCACCTGCTTGATGCCGCGCATCACCGCGATTTCGCCGGTGCTGCGCGTGCTTTCCAGGTAGCCCTTCTTGACCAGGCCAATGCCGTGCTCGGCCGAGATGCTGCCGTCGTGGCGCTTCAGCGACGCCGCCAGCAGCTTGGTGACCTGCTCGCACTGGGTGACGAAGTCCGCGTTCTCCATGCCGTCCGGTTTCAGCACGTTGATGTGCAGGTTGCCGTCGCCGATATGGCCGAACCACACCACCTCGAACTGCGGATAGGCCTCCCCGAGCAGCGCCTGCGTTTCTGCCAGGAAGGCCGGCATGGCGGAAATGCGCACCGACACGTCGTTCTTGTAGGGTACGTAGCGCGCCAGCGCCTCGGTGATGCCCTCGCGCAGCCGCCAGAGCTGCGCGGCCTGCGCGTCGGACTGGCTGATCACGCCGTCGCTGACCCAGCCCTGGTCCATGCAGGCCTCGAACGCCGCCATCGCCGCCGCTTCCTTCGCCTCGTCGCCGATCGCGAACTCGGTGACCACGTAATAAGGATGGATCTCGTCGAACGGCTTCTGCGCGCCATGCGCCAGCACGTGCCGCAGTGCGCGATCGGTGAAGAACTCGAACGCCTCCAGCTGCAGGCGCTCGCGGAATGCCGCGAACACCTGCATCAGCACCTCGAACGACGGCAGCGCCAGCAGCATGACATTGGTCGGCGGTGGCGGATCGGTCAGCCGCACGGTGGCCTCGACGACGACGCCCAGCGTGCCCTCGGAACCGATGAACAGGTGGCGCAGGTCGTAGCCGCTGGAGTTCTTGATCAGCGCCTTGTTGAGCTCCAGCACGTCGCCGGCACCGGTGACGACTTTCAGGCCCGCGATCCACTCGCGCGTGTTGCCGTAACGGATCACGCGGATGCCGCCGGCATTGGTGGCGATGTTGCCGCCGATCGCACAGGAACCGCGCGCGGCGAAGTCCACCGGATAGACCAGCCCATGCTCGCGCGCCGCGTTGTGCACGGCCTCCAGCGGCATGCCGGCCTGCACGGTCAGCGTGCGGTCCACCGCATTGAAGTCCAGCGCCTGGTTCATGCGCTCCAGGCTGAGCACCAGTTCGCCGTTCGCCGCCACGGCGCCGCCGGACAGGCCGGTGCGTCCGCCCGACGGCACGACCGCCACGCGATGTTCATTCGCCCAGCGCACGACGGCCTGCACGTCGTCGACGGTGGCCGGCAACGCGACGGCCAGCGGCGATGGCGTCCAGCGCCGGGTCCAGTCGCGGCCGTAGTGCTCCAGGTCGGCGGGATCGGTCTTCAGGCGCAGCGCCGGGGCGGCGTGCAGCAGGGCTTCCAGGCGCGGATCGCTCATTGCGGGGGCAGCATTTTCGGGGGCGCCCAGCGTGCCAGCGATGCCGGGTGGCGTCCAGCCGATGCAGGGCTTCGTTTCAGCGGCAACCAAGCCGGGAAAACCGCAACCGAGCTTTCCATGGCGCGCCGCACCATCGCCGGCATCCATCTGGCATAGTGACGCCCCTTCCCTCTCCGCGGCGACCTTTCCGGCAATGTCGATCAAGAAGACCTCGTACCCGAAGCAGGACATCCGCGTGCTGTTGCTGGAAGGGGTCAGCCAGACGGCCGTCGAGACGTTCCGTGCCGCGGGCTATTCGCAGATCGAGTTCCACGAGAAGTCGCTGCCGGAAGACGAACTGAAACGCCGCATCGCCGAAGCGCACATCGTCGGCATCCGCTCGCGCACGCACCTGAGCGAGGACGTGCTGGCGCAGGCGCGACGCCTGATCGCGGTGGGCTGCTTCTGCATCGGCACCAACCAGGTGGACCTGGACGCGGCGGAACTGGCCGGCATCCCGGTCTTCAACGCACCCTACTCCAACACCCGCAGCGTGGCCGAACTGGTCATCGCGCAGGCCATCCTGCTGATGCGCGGCATTCCGCAGAAGAACGCCGAATGCCACCGCGGCGGCTGGAGCAAGTCGGCCGCCGGCAGCCATGAAGTGCGCGGCAAGACGCTGGGCATCATCGGCTACGGCCACATCGGCACCCAGGTCGGCGTGCTGGCCGAGGCGCTGGGCATGCACGTGCTGTTCCACGACATCGAGACCAAACTGTCGCTGGGCAACGCCCGTGCCGCCGTCAGCCTGGACGACCTGCTGGCGCAGAGCGACGTGGTGACGCTGCACGTGCCTGAAACCCCGGCGACCCAGGGCATGTTCGGCCAGGCCCAGATCGCGGCGATGAAGCCGGGCGCGCATCTGATCAACGCCTCGCGCGGAACCGTGGTCGACATCGACGCACTGGCCGATGCACTGAAGTCCGGCCACGTCGGCGGCGCCGCGGTGGACGTGTTCCCGGTGGAACCGAAAGGCAACGCCGAATCCTTCGAGTCCCCGCTGCGGGGCCTGGACAACGTCATCCTCACCCCGCATGTGGGCGGCAGCACGCTGGAGGCGCAGGACAACATCGGCATCGAGGTGGCGGCCAAGCTGGTGCGGTACAGCGACAACGGCAGCACGCTGTCGTCGGTGAACTTCCCCGAGGTCACCCTGCCCGGCCACGACGGCAGCCGCCGGATCCTGCACATCCACCGCAACGTGCCCGGCGTGCTGTCGCAGATCAACGACATCTTCCGCGACCGCGGCATCAACATCGACGGCCAGTTCCTGCGCACCGATCCGAAAGTCGGCTACGTGGTCATCGACGTCACCGCCGACGAGGAACAGACCGCCAGCCTGCGCGAGGCGATGGCGGCGATCGACGGCACGTTGCGGGTGCGCGTGCTGTACTGATGCGGTCGGGACGGTAGGCCCAGGCCCACCCTACGCAGTACTCCGCGCCAGCCATTTGCGGGCCATGCGGCGGATCGACGGGTCCGCATCGTCGGCGAGCGGGGCGATCCCGCGCCAGGCCAGGTCCAGCGACTCGTCGCTGACCACGTACGCCTCGCTGCCGTTGGCGCGCACCACGTAGCGCACGTCGTAATGCCAGTGGCCCGGCACGTCCTTGCGCTCGGGAATCCAGTGCCGGTCCAGGTCGAAGATGTCGTCCTCGACGGACAGGTCGGACAGCCCCGACTCCTCTTCGGCCTCCTTCAATGCCACGCGCGCCATGTCGGTATCGCCATCGGCATGCCCGCCCAGCTGCAGCCAGCGGCCGAGCTTGCGGTGATGGGTCATCAGCACGCGTTCGCCATCGCCGCTGACCAGCCAGGCGCCACCGGTCAGATGCCCTTCCAGCCTCTCGCGGAGGAAGGGATCGGCGGGATCGTCAAGCAGGGCGAGGAACTGGCCCACCACGTCTCCTTCGGCAGGCCAGCGTCGGGCGTAGGCGGCCAGGTGTTCGCGGAGGGCGGCATGGACGGCTGGCACGAGGCGCTTTCTCTTTGGGCGTGGGTGATCGGGCCGCGATTATCGCCGGCCATGCTGCACCTGCGCTTGTGATCCCCGGCCCGCTTTGGCAAGGTACGGCCTTCCATGGGGCCGCCCCATGACCCGTTGCCACCGCCCGGCGAAACGCTTCGTCGGCATGAAGTCTTCCAAGGGGACGCTGCGAATGCTCAAAGCTCTGTTCAGGGTCAAGCCGGTCGCACCGGCAGGCCACGTCGATGCCGGTGAACCTTTCGAAGGCAGTCTGGACGGGGAGAGCGGATTCAAACGGACACTGACCGCACGCCACCTGGTGATGCTGGGCGTGGGTGCGGTGATCGGCGCGGGCATCTTCGTGCTGACCGGCCAGGCCGCGGCCAACCACGCCGGCCCGGCGATCATGCTGAGCTTCGTGCTGGCCGGCATCGCCTGTGCGCTGGCCGGCCTGTGCTATGCGGAGTTCTCCGCGCTGATGCCGGTCTCCGGCAGCGCGTATTCGTATTCGTACGCGACGCTGGGCGAGTTCGTGGCCTGGTTCATCGGCTGGTGCCTGGTGCTGGAGTACCTGTTCGCGGCCTCGACGGTGGCGGTCGGCTGGTCCGGCTACCTCAACAGCTTCCTAGGCACGCTCGGCGTGCCGATCCCCGACGCGCTGGCCAACGCCACGTTCACCGTGGCCAATGGCGAGTTCATCCGTTCCGGCGCCATCCTCAACCTGCCGGCGGTGTTCATCGTGGCGGCGGTGAGCGGCCTCTGCTACGTGGGCATCACCCAGTCGGCGTTCGTCAACGCCATCGTGGTGGCCATCAAGGTCACGGTGATCCTGCTGTTCGTGGCCTTCGGCCTGCAGTACGTGGACCCGGCCAACTGGCAGCCCTTCATTCCGGCGAACGAGGGCCCTGGCAAGTTCGGCTTCGAGGGCGTCACCCGTGCCGCCGCCATCGTGTTCTTCGCCTACATCGGCTTCGATGCGGTCTCCACCGCCGCCGGCGAGGCCAAGAACCCGCAGCGCGACATGCCGATCGGCATCCTGGGCTCGCTGGCGATCTGCACGGTCATCTACATCATCGTCTGCGCGGTGCTGACCGGCATGATGTCCTACACCCAGCTGGGCACCGCCAAGCCGGTGGCGACCGCGCTGGAGGCGTACCCCAAGCTGCTGTGGCTGAAGACGCTGATCGAGATCGGCGCCATCGCCGGCCTGACCTCGGTGATCCTGGTGATGCTGATGGCGCAGCCGCGCATCTTCTACAGCATGGCGAAGGACGGCCTGCTGCCGAAGGTCTTCGGCAAGGTGCACGCGAAGTACCAGACGCCGTACGTGGGCACGATCATCGTGGGCGTGATCGCGGCGGCGCTGGCCGGCTTCCTGCCGATCGGCCTGCTGGGCGAAATGGTGTCGATGGGCACCCTGCTCGCCTTCGCGACCGTCTGCGCCGGCGTGCTGATCCTGCGCTACACGCGGCCGGAGATCCCGCGCCCGTTCCGGGTGCCGCTGGCGATCGTCGTCTGCCCGCTCGGCGTGCTGGCCTGCCTCTACCTGTTCGTGCAGCCCTTCATGGAGCACTGGAAGCTGTTCGTCGGCTGGACGCTGCTCGGCCTGGTGATCTATTTCGTCTACGGCTTCCGCCACAGCAAGCTCAGGCAGCAGGCCTGAGCCACGCCCGACGACGGCCGGCCGGGAGGCCGGCCGTTTCCATTCCATCGTCCTCCCCTTCCAGGCTCTCCCG includes the following:
- the serA gene encoding phosphoglycerate dehydrogenase, whose product is MSIKKTSYPKQDIRVLLLEGVSQTAVETFRAAGYSQIEFHEKSLPEDELKRRIAEAHIVGIRSRTHLSEDVLAQARRLIAVGCFCIGTNQVDLDAAELAGIPVFNAPYSNTRSVAELVIAQAILLMRGIPQKNAECHRGGWSKSAAGSHEVRGKTLGIIGYGHIGTQVGVLAEALGMHVLFHDIETKLSLGNARAAVSLDDLLAQSDVVTLHVPETPATQGMFGQAQIAAMKPGAHLINASRGTVVDIDALADALKSGHVGGAAVDVFPVEPKGNAESFESPLRGLDNVILTPHVGGSTLEAQDNIGIEVAAKLVRYSDNGSTLSSVNFPEVTLPGHDGSRRILHIHRNVPGVLSQINDIFRDRGINIDGQFLRTDPKVGYVVIDVTADEEQTASLREAMAAIDGTLRVRVLY
- a CDS encoding DUF4105 domain-containing protein codes for the protein MAARLLGAWLAAVATSAAALDIDPTGVSPDEIAATQALVDDVLPRLPLAWRDALPSGLVLQWRDDLPTHVAGRRVGDHVRLPRRLLEAWKTRDSLPSDDASLLAVRQALVHELAHSYDRARRNALSGDPRLRDLAGWQRSVFPLAGRRSRNDFVARTPDPYELERPSEFVAVNLEHFVLDPDYACRRPALHRHFAAHFAMPSVADGCAPGLPFLEADAEAGDASLLALDPSRVYAIDYLLAEGNTQAMSRWGHSMLRLVICAPGRTPGPDCRLDLSHHRVLSFRAFVGDVQISGWRGLTGSYPSRLFLLPLDQVIEEYTRVELRGLQSIPLRLQREEMASLLERAAQLHWSYDGRYYFISNNCAVETWKLLHDGVPRLAGESLASITPTGLLKKLERRGVADAGVLDDAAEARRLGYYFEPMSARYDALFAVVRQALGVPQQDAQAWLALPPAERAAWLPRADLRTNAALLVLENAALRRQQLRLRDELKRRYLGRDAPAGLEPALQALRAWLGDTGFISRPSELLPQGYGLPQADERERIEEEARLRLTRLRDQDGRLRGELERWLPADQRDALRGIEANLDTIGTRLRTP
- a CDS encoding DUF2388 domain-containing protein, with amino-acid sequence MSRLILAGVLLAFSLPVLAGSFAGSSAGASSAGSSASSGSSSGDDKVVVQAREDAASFVATEGRIRGAQLEAALRHLREKDEAARKASDMQLAQAILAR
- a CDS encoding amino acid permease — encoded protein: MLKALFRVKPVAPAGHVDAGEPFEGSLDGESGFKRTLTARHLVMLGVGAVIGAGIFVLTGQAAANHAGPAIMLSFVLAGIACALAGLCYAEFSALMPVSGSAYSYSYATLGEFVAWFIGWCLVLEYLFAASTVAVGWSGYLNSFLGTLGVPIPDALANATFTVANGEFIRSGAILNLPAVFIVAAVSGLCYVGITQSAFVNAIVVAIKVTVILLFVAFGLQYVDPANWQPFIPANEGPGKFGFEGVTRAAAIVFFAYIGFDAVSTAAGEAKNPQRDMPIGILGSLAICTVIYIIVCAVLTGMMSYTQLGTAKPVATALEAYPKLLWLKTLIEIGAIAGLTSVILVMLMAQPRIFYSMAKDGLLPKVFGKVHAKYQTPYVGTIIVGVIAAALAGFLPIGLLGEMVSMGTLLAFATVCAGVLILRYTRPEIPRPFRVPLAIVVCPLGVLACLYLFVQPFMEHWKLFVGWTLLGLVIYFVYGFRHSKLRQQA
- a CDS encoding FAD-binding oxidoreductase produces the protein MSDPRLEALLHAAPALRLKTDPADLEHYGRDWTRRWTPSPLAVALPATVDDVQAVVRWANEHRVAVVPSGGRTGLSGGAVAANGELVLSLERMNQALDFNAVDRTLTVQAGMPLEAVHNAAREHGLVYPVDFAARGSCAIGGNIATNAGGIRVIRYGNTREWIAGLKVVTGAGDVLELNKALIKNSSGYDLRHLFIGSEGTLGVVVEATVRLTDPPPPTNVMLLALPSFEVLMQVFAAFRERLQLEAFEFFTDRALRHVLAHGAQKPFDEIHPYYVVTEFAIGDEAKEAAAMAAFEACMDQGWVSDGVISQSDAQAAQLWRLREGITEALARYVPYKNDVSVRISAMPAFLAETQALLGEAYPQFEVVWFGHIGDGNLHINVLKPDGMENADFVTQCEQVTKLLAASLKRHDGSISAEHGIGLVKKGYLESTRSTGEIAVMRGIKQVLDPNGLMNPGKLFDS
- a CDS encoding NUDIX hydrolase codes for the protein MPAVHAALREHLAAYARRWPAEGDVVGQFLALLDDPADPFLRERLEGHLTGGAWLVSGDGERVLMTHHRKLGRWLQLGGHADGDTDMARVALKEAEEESGLSDLSVEDDIFDLDRHWIPERKDVPGHWHYDVRYVVRANGSEAYVVSDESLDLAWRGIAPLADDADPSIRRMARKWLARSTA